Proteins from a single region of Butyrivibrio fibrisolvens:
- a CDS encoding glycoside hydrolase family 3 N-terminal domain-containing protein, with product MSIKIDYKANPFCLDDEAIKWVEDTFTTMTEDEKCGQVFCPMGFSNDENVLRGIVEGAAVGGMMYRSGPAKELRATHKKIQDMAKIPLLIAANTEAGGDGLSFEGTSFGKPMAVAATNDPENGYRMGYVACKEGAALGLNWSFAPIVDINREFHNPITNVRTFGDDPKKIEAFASRYMDGADECGVAVSIKHFPGDGIDERDQHIVTSVNSLSVREWDESFGYIYGSLIGKGAKTVMVGHIAQPAYVKEINRDATKEEMLRPASLSKELLQGLLRGKLGFNGLIITDATPMVGFTSAMPRSRAIPTAIMSGCDMILFNKDLSEDIGFLKDGLKSGLLTNERLNEAVLRILATKASLGLHVKQREGRLVPPEDAIDIVGCSEHRAFAKEVADKAITLVRDEKALLPVNPGKYKRIYLNVIDKEMDPCSDFALMWKEKLEKEGFEVTVRDRRTRITPMDFMDVENLPDKKKALLNEMYRSVSEMKKDYDLYIYVCNMENASNNTTLRLNWNVLFGLGDDAPWHAKEIPMIMISTAYPYHLFDAPMIGTYINAYSGNEDFCNAVIEKLMGRSKFEGVSPIDPFCGKDYI from the coding sequence ATGAGCATAAAGATTGATTATAAAGCAAATCCGTTCTGCCTTGATGATGAGGCGATAAAGTGGGTAGAGGATACTTTTACCACTATGACAGAAGATGAGAAGTGCGGGCAGGTATTCTGCCCCATGGGTTTTTCCAATGACGAAAATGTTCTTCGGGGCATAGTTGAAGGCGCAGCTGTGGGCGGAATGATGTACAGAAGCGGCCCGGCAAAAGAGCTGAGAGCTACCCACAAGAAGATTCAGGACATGGCAAAGATCCCTCTTCTTATCGCTGCCAATACAGAGGCCGGAGGAGACGGACTCTCCTTTGAGGGGACGAGTTTTGGAAAACCAATGGCGGTAGCTGCAACTAACGATCCGGAAAACGGATACCGGATGGGGTATGTTGCCTGCAAAGAAGGCGCAGCGCTTGGGCTTAACTGGTCCTTTGCCCCTATCGTGGATATCAACAGGGAATTTCACAATCCCATAACCAATGTAAGGACCTTCGGAGATGACCCGAAGAAGATCGAAGCCTTTGCCTCAAGATACATGGATGGAGCCGATGAATGCGGCGTAGCGGTATCAATCAAGCACTTTCCCGGAGACGGCATAGATGAGAGGGACCAGCACATCGTTACAAGCGTTAACTCACTGAGCGTCAGGGAGTGGGATGAGAGCTTTGGCTATATCTACGGATCGCTTATAGGCAAGGGTGCAAAGACCGTGATGGTTGGGCATATCGCGCAGCCTGCCTATGTAAAGGAGATTAACAGGGATGCCACAAAAGAGGAGATGCTTCGGCCCGCCTCTCTTTCTAAGGAGCTCCTGCAGGGACTGCTTAGAGGAAAACTTGGCTTTAACGGTCTTATCATCACTGATGCAACCCCGATGGTGGGCTTTACCTCAGCAATGCCAAGGAGCAGGGCCATCCCTACGGCAATTATGAGCGGCTGCGATATGATCCTCTTTAACAAGGATCTTTCCGAGGACATCGGCTTTTTGAAAGATGGACTGAAAAGCGGTCTTCTTACAAATGAGCGCCTGAATGAGGCGGTTCTTCGCATCCTTGCCACAAAGGCCTCACTGGGGCTTCATGTAAAGCAGAGGGAAGGAAGGCTTGTCCCCCCGGAGGATGCCATAGACATTGTTGGCTGCAGTGAGCATAGAGCCTTTGCAAAAGAGGTTGCCGATAAGGCCATAACCCTTGTCAGGGATGAGAAGGCTCTTTTGCCTGTAAATCCGGGTAAGTATAAGAGGATATACCTTAATGTTATAGACAAAGAGATGGATCCCTGCAGCGATTTTGCGCTGATGTGGAAGGAAAAGCTTGAGAAGGAAGGCTTCGAAGTTACCGTAAGGGACAGGAGAACGCGGATAACGCCCATGGATTTCATGGATGTTGAAAACCTCCCGGACAAGAAGAAGGCTCTTTTGAATGAAATGTACAGAAGCGTTTCCGAGATGAAGAAGGATTACGATCTGTATATCTATGTCTGCAACATGGAGAATGCATCCAATAACACCACCCTGCGTCTTAACTGGAATGTGCTTTTTGGCCTCGGTGATGATGCCCCCTGGCATGCAAAAGAGATACCGATGATAATGATCTCCACCGCATACCCCTATCATCTTTTCGATGCACCCATGATCGGAACCTATATCAATGCATACAGCGGCAATGAAGACTTCTGCAACGCCGTGATCGAAAAACTCATGGGAAGATCTAAGTTTGAGGGAGTAAGCCCCATAGATCCCTTCTGTGGAAAGGATTACATATAA
- the pgmB gene encoding beta-phosphoglucomutase, giving the protein MNIKGIIFDLDGVICSTDEYHYQAWKSIADEEGIYFDRNINERLRGVSRAESLEIILERATASYSPEQKAALMEKKNNIYRELLKNMGPRDVTEEVRSTLRKLREKGYGLSIGSSSKNTRFILERTGLTDAFDGISDGNMISRSKPDPEVFIKAAGILGLKNDDCLVIEDAVSGIDAANAAGFHSVGIGPAAEYEGAEFKIQNLSEILDI; this is encoded by the coding sequence ATGAATATAAAAGGGATAATCTTTGACCTGGACGGAGTCATCTGCAGCACCGATGAGTATCACTATCAGGCGTGGAAATCCATCGCGGATGAAGAAGGCATATATTTCGACAGGAATATAAATGAAAGACTCCGGGGAGTCTCAAGGGCTGAAAGCCTTGAGATCATACTTGAGAGAGCGACTGCTTCATACAGCCCGGAGCAAAAGGCTGCTCTCATGGAAAAAAAGAACAATATCTACAGAGAACTTCTGAAGAATATGGGCCCCAGGGACGTCACTGAGGAAGTGAGAAGCACCTTAAGGAAACTTAGAGAAAAGGGATATGGTCTATCCATTGGCTCTTCCTCTAAGAACACCAGGTTTATCCTGGAGAGGACAGGCCTTACTGATGCCTTTGACGGAATCAGCGACGGCAACATGATCTCCAGGTCTAAGCCCGATCCCGAGGTGTTCATAAAGGCAGCAGGTATCCTGGGGCTTAAAAACGATGATTGCCTTGTGATAGAAGATGCTGTCTCCGGCATAGACGCGGCAAATGCAGCGGGCTTTCACAGTGTCGGAATAGGCCCTGCTGCGGAGTATGAGGGAGCAGAGTTTAAAATACAGAACTTATCTGAAATTTTGGATATCTAG
- a CDS encoding sugar nucleotide-binding protein, which yields MRKVMILGGTGLVGKAIAEHLKDSYEIIIVSGHHEINQGYTCLVEDTERLLDILNRENPDIVISTLMGAFDAQLKYHDILGAWLKNHGKKMIYISTLNVFDKNTTKPVDERSEAEPESEYGIFKLQCEKMLMKYLGDDLAIIRPAAVWSRDCKRMNQLKDCSANGKELKSYPGLMFTITLADQIGEYVDYILENNLSGVFHAGSEDMVDYNKFELMVCDRLSIPYPKFEVVEVEQPAYQAFLPTVRDIPSGMRRTIADILDSIC from the coding sequence ATGCGTAAAGTAATGATTTTAGGTGGTACAGGTCTTGTAGGAAAAGCAATAGCAGAACACCTTAAAGACTCCTATGAAATTATTATTGTTTCAGGCCATCATGAGATTAACCAAGGCTATACTTGTCTGGTGGAAGACACGGAAAGACTATTGGATATATTGAATAGAGAAAATCCTGATATAGTGATATCAACGTTAATGGGAGCATTCGACGCTCAGTTAAAGTATCACGATATTCTGGGGGCATGGCTTAAGAATCACGGGAAAAAGATGATATATATTTCTACGCTTAATGTATTCGACAAAAATACAACAAAGCCTGTTGATGAGAGATCTGAGGCCGAGCCAGAATCAGAGTATGGCATTTTTAAGCTGCAATGCGAAAAGATGCTCATGAAATATTTGGGAGATGACTTGGCGATTATCAGACCTGCAGCTGTTTGGTCGCGGGACTGCAAAAGAATGAATCAACTTAAGGATTGCTCGGCTAATGGAAAAGAATTGAAGTCATATCCGGGTTTGATGTTTACTATTACCCTTGCTGACCAGATTGGTGAATACGTGGATTATATCTTGGAAAACAATCTTTCAGGAGTATTTCATGCGGGAAGTGAGGATATGGTGGACTATAACAAATTCGAACTTATGGTATGCGACAGGCTGAGCATCCCATATCCTAAGTTCGAGGTAGTAGAGGTGGAGCAGCCTGCATATCAAGCTTTTTTACCAACTGTCAGAGATATACCATCAGGGATGAGAAGGACGATAGCGGATATACTGGATAGTATCTGTTAG
- a CDS encoding family 78 glycoside hydrolase catalytic domain produces the protein MYNEKLLREATALFPEIKKKKINECKCIDLMKDGDVIKRDPRPAYRSIALKKDDSIILDFEDHYVGYLTLDLGYEGAHPDSPVLLRIRFAEREIELFEDASEYKGWVSPAWIEEELIHVDIVPSVVELDRRYSFRYVRIEVVDISSRFSLRVNDASLTAVSSAPDEALLPYYSSNELDREIDRVAVKTLHDCMQTVFEDGPKRDRRLWIGDLRIQALVNYVTYNMNDMVKSNLYLFGALTQEDGRVGACIFLDPKPEVDDTNMFDYSLFFIVILLDYYKKTGDKKAVVDLFDVCKRQIQLASNSLDERHVVRDSDVLGWCFVDWNLALNKQASAQGIFMYALEAAIELAQCVGDVLAEEEYAQLYLKLKEASNRFLYDVEKKLYVSGAESQISFASQIWMVLGGAMEGKAAERLFDRMEACPEAVTMVTPYMYHNYIDALIKIGKKDVAHRKMSKYWGGMVANSADTFWELYNPENPNESPYGGTIVNSYCHAWSCGPAYFLRTYFNDTKDEL, from the coding sequence ATGTATAACGAGAAATTATTACGGGAAGCGACAGCTCTTTTCCCTGAAATAAAGAAAAAAAAGATAAACGAATGTAAGTGTATCGACTTAATGAAGGATGGGGATGTCATAAAAAGAGATCCCCGTCCGGCATATAGGTCTATCGCACTGAAAAAAGACGACTCCATCATCCTGGATTTTGAGGACCACTATGTGGGATACCTGACCCTGGACCTTGGCTATGAAGGGGCTCATCCCGACTCTCCGGTACTTCTGAGGATCCGTTTTGCGGAAAGAGAGATCGAGCTTTTTGAGGATGCCTCAGAATATAAGGGCTGGGTCTCACCGGCCTGGATTGAGGAGGAGCTTATCCATGTGGACATAGTGCCCTCAGTTGTGGAACTGGACAGGAGATACTCCTTCAGATACGTGAGGATAGAGGTGGTTGATATCAGCTCCAGATTCTCCTTAAGGGTAAATGATGCATCCCTCACAGCAGTATCCTCTGCCCCGGATGAAGCTCTTTTGCCCTACTACAGCAGTAATGAGCTGGACAGGGAGATTGACAGGGTGGCTGTAAAAACACTCCATGACTGTATGCAGACAGTCTTTGAGGATGGACCCAAAAGGGACAGAAGACTATGGATCGGAGACCTGCGAATTCAGGCTCTGGTGAATTATGTCACATACAACATGAATGACATGGTAAAGTCAAATCTTTATCTGTTTGGAGCTTTAACCCAGGAGGACGGACGGGTGGGAGCATGTATCTTCCTTGATCCGAAACCTGAGGTCGATGACACGAACATGTTTGACTATTCCCTGTTCTTTATCGTGATACTTCTGGATTATTACAAAAAGACCGGGGATAAAAAAGCTGTGGTGGACCTTTTCGACGTCTGCAAAAGACAGATCCAGCTGGCAAGTAACAGCCTCGATGAGCGGCATGTGGTAAGGGACTCGGATGTTCTTGGCTGGTGTTTTGTGGACTGGAATCTTGCCCTCAACAAACAGGCCTCCGCTCAGGGAATCTTCATGTATGCCCTTGAGGCAGCCATCGAGCTTGCCCAGTGCGTCGGAGACGTTCTTGCGGAGGAGGAATATGCGCAGCTTTATCTCAAGCTCAAGGAAGCTTCCAACAGATTCCTTTATGATGTTGAGAAGAAGCTCTATGTAAGCGGAGCGGAAAGCCAGATCTCTTTTGCCTCGCAGATATGGATGGTGCTTGGAGGAGCAATGGAGGGAAAGGCAGCAGAGCGGCTCTTTGACAGAATGGAGGCCTGCCCTGAAGCAGTGACCATGGTGACTCCCTACATGTACCATAACTACATAGATGCGCTTATTAAAATTGGAAAAAAAGATGTGGCTCACAGGAAAATGTCAAAGTACTGGGGAGGAATGGTGGCAAATTCCGCCGATACCTTCTGGGAACTGTATAATCCGGAAAATCCCAACGAGTCGCCCTACGGCGGCACCATTGTGAACAGCTACTGCCATGCATGGAGCTGCGGACCGGCATATTTTTTGAGAACCTATTTTAATGATACAAAGGATGAACTGTAA
- a CDS encoding ABC transporter permease: MSTLKKILKTLAIPAAVAVVLEGICLANGQTIISGAKSFDNFVVYTAIVMITTMALSINLNSGRFDFSLGAMAGLSSVIGAKITYGFLKGGSGSALLMLIITVLAGALLGLISGAVYCALRLPPIIVSLGVTLVYEGIMYTITGGKYLMSEVQNRSMSGFVGTWLYAAVIIAAVLIFMIIVFERTSFGYDYNALKSGQKVAVATGINEVKNALICYTICGGLMGLVGMLNAARNTTINGGQLNFGSIAIMFTAFLPMFIAGYIGRFGNEKVGFLLSALCMSLLNSTFAVFSNQINATTQSIINAVLLVIFLIYLNNNHLIKRIFAHV; the protein is encoded by the coding sequence ATGAGCACCCTTAAGAAGATTTTAAAGACATTGGCAATCCCTGCGGCTGTGGCAGTGGTATTGGAAGGAATCTGCCTTGCAAACGGGCAGACCATCATATCGGGAGCAAAGAGCTTTGATAACTTTGTGGTGTATACAGCCATCGTTATGATCACCACCATGGCGCTCTCCATAAACTTAAACAGCGGAAGATTTGATTTTTCCCTGGGGGCAATGGCAGGACTTTCATCTGTGATAGGTGCGAAGATCACATACGGTTTTCTTAAAGGGGGCTCTGGTTCTGCACTTCTTATGCTGATAATAACGGTTCTTGCGGGAGCACTGCTGGGACTTATATCGGGAGCTGTGTACTGCGCTTTGAGGCTTCCGCCCATTATCGTCTCTCTTGGTGTGACCCTGGTATACGAGGGAATAATGTATACCATAACAGGCGGCAAATACCTTATGAGTGAGGTTCAGAACAGATCCATGTCAGGCTTTGTTGGAACCTGGCTTTACGCAGCCGTTATCATTGCGGCGGTTCTTATCTTTATGATCATTGTCTTTGAGCGGACCTCCTTCGGCTATGATTACAACGCCCTTAAGTCAGGACAGAAGGTAGCTGTAGCCACCGGCATCAATGAGGTTAAAAACGCCCTTATCTGCTACACGATCTGCGGCGGACTCATGGGACTTGTGGGTATGCTGAATGCCGCAAGAAATACCACTATAAACGGAGGTCAGCTGAATTTCGGAAGTATAGCCATAATGTTCACGGCCTTCCTTCCAATGTTCATTGCAGGCTATATCGGAAGATTTGGAAATGAGAAGGTGGGCTTTTTGCTTTCTGCCCTGTGTATGTCCCTTCTGAATTCCACCTTTGCGGTTTTCTCAAACCAGATAAATGCCACGACTCAGTCGATCATAAACGCAGTACTGCTGGTGATCTTCTTAATCTATTTAAACAATAATCATTTGATCAAGAGAATATTTGCACATGTATAA
- a CDS encoding helix-turn-helix transcriptional regulator, whose translation MGTESIFSKNLQELRKKQGVTQEQLASHLGVSPQAVSKWENGSYPEGDLLPKISDFFGVSISYLYGQEKEKVSIEQGVLEALAETIENNTGINSHAEYFDKMLSIAWAFQIGCWRNNKNYYDRGVPAKDNRTASVITDDAGFGFFSLNKENQFFILNREAEDGYVNNITISEDVRGFFKLLGEKGALEIIRYMLTLKWGECVTASNIAQKTGISEDKVSKLLGDVGQMQGKNNSPFTCIHIINKDGIEKGYGINQSSAVLFIPLLQIADQLINPPCGYQMQVNTRGKSWFDRDTVEKTH comes from the coding sequence ATGGGCACAGAAAGCATATTCTCAAAAAATCTACAGGAATTACGTAAAAAACAGGGAGTGACACAGGAACAGTTGGCTAGCCATTTGGGAGTGAGTCCTCAAGCAGTATCCAAATGGGAAAACGGAAGTTATCCTGAGGGAGACCTTCTTCCCAAGATATCAGATTTCTTTGGAGTGTCCATATCTTATCTGTATGGTCAGGAAAAGGAGAAAGTATCGATTGAACAGGGCGTGCTGGAAGCGCTTGCTGAAACAATCGAAAACAATACAGGAATAAATAGTCACGCTGAATATTTTGACAAGATGCTTAGCATTGCATGGGCGTTCCAGATAGGATGCTGGAGAAATAATAAGAATTACTATGATAGAGGAGTCCCTGCTAAAGATAACAGGACTGCATCAGTAATAACAGACGATGCGGGATTTGGTTTTTTTAGTCTTAATAAAGAAAATCAGTTTTTCATTTTGAACAGAGAAGCAGAAGATGGTTATGTAAACAATATCACGATTAGTGAAGATGTGAGGGGATTTTTTAAGCTTCTTGGCGAAAAAGGCGCATTGGAAATAATCAGATATATGCTCACCCTTAAATGGGGAGAATGCGTTACGGCGTCAAATATTGCGCAGAAGACAGGAATTAGTGAAGACAAGGTTTCAAAATTATTGGGAGATGTGGGACAAATGCAGGGGAAAAATAATTCTCCATTTACCTGTATTCATATTATTAATAAGGATGGCATAGAGAAGGGCTATGGGATTAACCAGTCATCAGCAGTGCTGTTTATACCATTGTTACAGATTGCTGACCAGCTGATCAATCCACCTTGTGGATATCAGATGCAGGTCAATACCAGAGGTAAAAGTTGGTTTGACAGAGATACAGTAGAAAAAACACATTAA
- a CDS encoding ABC transporter permease, producing the protein MNIKKIINRQNIIALLPMAALAVLFLVFCTVVNAKGYRLDMYLKIVFNEALVLAIVATGATFIYTLGTFDISLGASTLFSATLGVMVYNRTENIALMMTVILLTGIVCSLLNSVLASIFHIPAFVTTVAMMSVLSAVSAQIITVNGGALGGISIPSSVVKPFDNMPFKIATLLLFFAVSVFVFEFTKVGRRMKFVGGNPLCAYLTGIKADKYTILAFVMAGIGIGLGAFLTLVYTPSVTTTTASSIGMNIFIAIVFGGMPISGGARSRIYAALVGGFSYMLLNDILEIVIDSSAAYGITQVISAVFFLIVVYITGMNYKTALLPR; encoded by the coding sequence ATGAATATAAAGAAAATCATAAACAGGCAGAATATCATAGCTCTTTTGCCCATGGCGGCGCTGGCGGTGCTCTTTCTTGTTTTCTGCACAGTAGTTAATGCAAAGGGTTACAGACTTGATATGTATCTGAAGATTGTGTTCAATGAGGCGCTGGTTCTGGCAATCGTAGCAACGGGAGCAACTTTCATCTATACCCTTGGAACCTTTGATATCAGCCTTGGCGCTTCCACACTGTTTTCGGCAACTCTCGGAGTAATGGTCTACAACAGAACAGAGAATATAGCGCTGATGATGACGGTGATACTGCTTACGGGAATTGTGTGTTCGCTGCTCAATTCGGTGCTGGCCTCAATCTTCCACATACCGGCCTTTGTAACCACGGTCGCGATGATGTCCGTACTGTCAGCTGTATCTGCGCAGATAATTACGGTAAACGGAGGAGCGCTGGGTGGGATAAGCATTCCCAGCAGCGTAGTAAAGCCCTTTGACAATATGCCCTTCAAGATAGCAACTCTTTTGCTGTTCTTTGCAGTCTCAGTCTTTGTATTTGAGTTCACAAAGGTGGGAAGAAGGATGAAGTTCGTGGGAGGAAATCCCCTCTGTGCATATCTTACAGGCATCAAAGCCGACAAATACACGATACTGGCTTTTGTTATGGCGGGTATCGGTATAGGACTCGGAGCATTCCTTACTCTTGTGTATACCCCTTCGGTCACTACGACAACGGCTTCAAGTATAGGAATGAATATCTTTATAGCTATAGTATTCGGAGGAATGCCAATATCGGGAGGCGCAAGATCCAGGATATACGCCGCACTGGTTGGAGGCTTCTCATATATGCTGCTGAACGACATTCTGGAGATAGTGATTGATTCCAGTGCAGCATACGGAATAACACAGGTGATCAGCGCAGTTTTCTTCCTGATAGTGGTATATATCACGGGAATGAATTACAAAACCGCACTGTTGCCAAGGTAA
- a CDS encoding nucleotidyl transferase AbiEii/AbiGii toxin family protein, producing the protein MPQFNRRELDVRAREYGFNRDTFEKVLRLRTILDFLNTHEYMCEHLLLKGGTAINLTVFNLPRLSVDIDLDFVPNLTREETVNEREHLTEILKGFMSEQGYSLSEASRFSHSLDAFHYNYVNAAGNRDMIKIEINYSLRTHVLLPEDRALVTDAFGEPIKVRTVNAIEIFAAKTNALISRAAARDLYDFCNMADIKLFAGEKDLFRKCIIFYATISAKEVNKTFDTSAIDSLVFSKIKSDLFPVLAVKDKFDLEGKKQQAKKYIASLMKPTAQEMEYMERFIAKEYKPELLFEDVEIVERIQNHPMALWKCK; encoded by the coding sequence ATGCCGCAATTTAATAGAAGAGAGCTTGATGTAAGAGCTCGGGAATATGGTTTTAATCGCGATACATTTGAGAAGGTTCTTCGATTGAGGACAATTCTTGATTTTTTAAATACGCATGAATATATGTGTGAACATCTGTTGCTTAAGGGTGGAACGGCAATAAATCTGACTGTTTTTAACCTTCCAAGATTGTCGGTTGATATAGATTTGGATTTTGTTCCAAATCTGACAAGAGAAGAAACGGTAAATGAAAGAGAACATCTGACGGAGATTCTGAAGGGATTTATGTCGGAGCAAGGATATTCCCTCTCTGAGGCATCAAGATTCAGTCACAGCTTGGACGCATTTCATTATAATTATGTGAATGCGGCTGGTAATAGAGATATGATCAAGATAGAAATCAACTATTCACTGAGAACGCACGTGCTATTGCCAGAGGACAGGGCATTAGTGACTGATGCTTTCGGAGAACCGATAAAAGTCAGGACGGTCAATGCAATAGAAATCTTTGCGGCAAAAACTAATGCTCTTATAAGTAGAGCAGCTGCAAGAGATCTGTATGACTTCTGTAATATGGCTGATATTAAGCTGTTTGCAGGAGAGAAAGACTTGTTTAGAAAATGCATTATTTTCTATGCAACAATCTCGGCAAAAGAAGTGAACAAAACCTTTGATACATCTGCCATAGACAGTCTTGTCTTTTCAAAAATAAAATCAGATTTGTTCCCGGTTCTGGCTGTGAAGGATAAATTTGACCTGGAAGGAAAGAAGCAACAGGCAAAGAAGTACATAGCTTCGCTTATGAAGCCGACAGCTCAGGAAATGGAATATATGGAAAGGTTTATAGCAAAGGAATATAAGCCGGAGCTGCTTTTTGAGGATGTAGAGATTGTAGAGCGCATACAGAACCATCCGATGGCACTATGGAAATGTAAATGA
- a CDS encoding substrate-binding domain-containing protein, producing the protein MNRKVTKVLGFAMAAAMTVMTGCGNSAPAAVSDTTDNSTDNAVVSEASADQGETRKIGVLVADVSGEEALGFRNYYEKYIQNNYNVTFDYTDALASAEDEKAAIEKFASKGYDAVISLSSSDRAQQIETCEEYGIYYAVASGVLDESQYETYKTYEHFVGQVGPSNETEFEAGKEMGKYFKDKGVKSVAIYGAFIPNPMHVYRAAGVIAGLGDTYGGTDDMNGMIGQIFQDQGVDLTKVSGDVEVVAYLQGYGDTTTDELNAAIQKAPEAFISVGMATTFFAQTLSQENIPFSDIDSFTAMNSESMKNGSLEYLAGKYSSSIGPVFALVMDAINGNVIRDPEGNAVSFTQGYLVATDAESFDQYYVNDNGDTPIFDKASLDGIIGQDVTYDDVKALIESK; encoded by the coding sequence ATGAACAGGAAAGTAACAAAGGTACTCGGATTTGCCATGGCAGCAGCCATGACCGTAATGACAGGATGCGGTAACAGTGCACCTGCTGCGGTTTCAGACACAACAGATAACAGCACTGATAATGCGGTTGTAAGTGAAGCTTCCGCGGATCAGGGTGAAACTCGTAAGATCGGTGTTCTTGTGGCCGACGTCAGCGGCGAGGAGGCACTTGGATTCAGAAACTACTACGAGAAATATATTCAGAACAACTATAACGTAACCTTTGATTATACAGATGCTCTTGCCAGTGCTGAGGATGAGAAAGCAGCCATCGAGAAGTTTGCATCAAAGGGATATGACGCCGTTATCTCGCTCTCCAGCAGTGACAGAGCTCAGCAGATCGAAACCTGTGAAGAGTATGGCATATACTATGCGGTTGCATCCGGCGTGCTTGATGAGAGTCAGTATGAGACCTACAAGACTTATGAGCATTTTGTCGGCCAGGTTGGACCTTCAAACGAGACAGAGTTTGAAGCCGGCAAGGAGATGGGAAAGTACTTTAAGGATAAGGGAGTAAAGAGCGTTGCCATCTACGGAGCGTTTATCCCCAACCCCATGCACGTATACCGTGCAGCAGGTGTGATCGCCGGACTTGGTGATACCTACGGCGGAACAGATGATATGAACGGTATGATCGGACAGATATTCCAGGATCAGGGTGTTGATCTTACAAAGGTTTCGGGAGATGTTGAAGTGGTAGCTTACCTCCAGGGATATGGCGACACAACCACCGATGAGCTCAATGCAGCAATCCAGAAAGCTCCTGAGGCATTTATCTCAGTGGGAATGGCAACAACTTTCTTTGCTCAGACACTTAGCCAGGAGAACATCCCTTTCTCCGATATCGACTCCTTTACAGCCATGAACAGCGAATCAATGAAGAACGGCTCTCTTGAGTATCTTGCAGGCAAGTACTCTTCTTCCATCGGACCTGTATTTGCTCTGGTAATGGATGCGATTAACGGAAATGTTATAAGAGATCCCGAAGGAAATGCGGTCTCCTTTACTCAGGGCTATCTTGTGGCAACAGATGCAGAATCCTTTGACCAGTACTATGTAAACGACAACGGTGATACACCTATTTTTGACAAGGCAAGTCTTGATGGCATTATCGGTCAGGATGTTACCTATGATGATGTAAAGGCACTTATCGAGAGTAAGTGA
- a CDS encoding Maff2 family mobile element protein produces MNIVTKRVFGQKAPGAGLGVWGVVNLLEGYGNDNPGAKSQGMKQLMAGGV; encoded by the coding sequence CTGAATATTGTGACTAAAAGAGTTTTTGGTCAAAAGGCCCCCGGCGCAGGCCTTGGAGTATGGGGCGTTGTAAACCTTCTCGAGGGTTACGGCAACGATAACCCTGGCGCTAAGTCACAGGGAATGAAGCAGCTCATGGCCGGTGGTGTATGA